A stretch of Nitrospirota bacterium DNA encodes these proteins:
- a CDS encoding response regulator transcription factor translates to MKIRLAIGCGNYLYSEGLKKLLEEEKVINVIEIFNIGNLISDLKEILKFKPDVILSDYNTDFNILYSLPEDFFKENRLRILLIGDRSLRFLADRHLKAFITSGIVGILPPGADSDLLKKALKAVVSDELWLDRHTLMTLISSIHRTNNAPLGKREKEIMFHICQGFRNREIAQKLNISEQTVKSHCNRIYKKLGVADRLQLALYSFKILPKYNK, encoded by the coding sequence ATGAAAATTAGACTTGCCATAGGTTGCGGTAACTACCTCTATTCAGAAGGATTAAAAAAACTTCTTGAAGAAGAAAAAGTAATAAATGTAATAGAAATTTTTAACATAGGCAATCTCATCTCTGATTTAAAAGAGATTTTAAAATTCAAACCAGATGTAATACTATCTGATTACAATACTGATTTTAATATTCTTTATAGCCTTCCAGAAGATTTCTTTAAGGAAAATAGACTCAGAATACTACTTATCGGTGATAGGTCTTTAAGATTTTTAGCAGACAGACATTTAAAGGCTTTTATAACATCTGGAATTGTGGGAATTCTACCTCCTGGTGCTGATTCAGATTTATTAAAAAAGGCTTTAAAGGCAGTGGTGTCAGACGAGCTCTGGCTTGATAGGCATACATTAATGACTTTAATCTCATCTATACATCGAACTAACAATGCTCCTCTTGGAAAAAGAGAAAAAGAGATAATGTTCCATATCTGTCAGGGTTTCAGAAATCGAGAAATAGCGCAGAAATTAAATATTAGTGAGCAAACAGTAAAATCACATTGTAATAGAATATATAAAAAACTCGGGGTTGCAGACCGACTTCAGCTCGCACTCTATTCTTTTAAGATATTACCCAAATACAATAAATAA
- a CDS encoding HEAT repeat domain-containing protein, with protein MKYLITIIFIAFFGFTLINNLPISAGQLNTKTENSSDIRKQIDNLRSEDPLARCEAVQKLSVIGIEAKSAIPELIKMLSDTSVIICHRDDKIISSSSVDKEALKVIINIGDLAVEPLINAVKSNNVDVRRNSIKALGKIKNSLAVDTLITSLKDEDTYVRKNSAEALGEIGDQRAVIPLISALDDKKTCVKDASLNSLKKVINLTKETKGVDSLSEFITHENKDVREIVVDAIKQEKDRRTAELLIIAMKDKNPDIRKKAIEAVRDIGKEAVEPLINALNNNDDIITKISSATILGELKEPQAVEPLINSLKYESKEEPLSAEKLKVETIIALGKIGDARAVEPLIQIINGKQVRLKESAMNALSEIGEPAVDSLISIIKSQNNFTAKINAVIILGNIKSTKAVEPIINTLLLDAYDNKSWMFRAEAIRALAKIGDQRAIEPLNIMLNDYVSYIRDLAQWAIKEIKIKSKTNK; from the coding sequence ATGAAATATCTGATAACTATAATCTTTATTGCATTTTTTGGGTTTACACTAATCAACAATCTACCCATCTCTGCCGGGCAACTTAATACTAAAACTGAAAATTCCTCTGACATAAGAAAACAGATCGATAACCTTCGTTCAGAAGACCCGCTTGCTCGTTGTGAAGCAGTTCAGAAATTATCTGTAATCGGGATAGAAGCAAAGTCAGCCATACCTGAACTAATAAAAATGCTTTCTGACACATCAGTCATCATATGTCATCGGGATGACAAAATAATATCTTCCTCTTCTGTTGATAAAGAAGCTTTAAAAGTAATAATAAACATCGGCGATTTAGCGGTTGAACCACTCATTAATGCTGTAAAAAGTAATAATGTTGATGTTAGAAGAAATTCAATTAAAGCACTCGGCAAGATAAAAAATTCTCTTGCTGTCGATACGCTCATAACATCACTCAAAGATGAAGACACATATGTCCGCAAAAATTCTGCTGAAGCACTTGGTGAAATAGGAGACCAACGTGCAGTTATTCCATTAATCTCCGCTCTCGATGATAAGAAAACATGTGTTAAAGATGCTTCTCTTAATTCACTTAAAAAAGTAATCAATCTAACAAAAGAGACTAAAGGAGTTGATTCGCTTTCTGAGTTTATTACACACGAAAATAAAGATGTGAGAGAAATAGTCGTTGATGCAATAAAACAAGAAAAAGACAGAAGAACCGCAGAGCTTTTGATAATTGCTATGAAAGATAAAAATCCTGATATTCGCAAAAAAGCTATAGAAGCTGTGAGAGATATTGGGAAGGAAGCAGTTGAACCGCTTATTAATGCCCTTAATAATAATGATGATATTATTACTAAAATATCTTCAGCCACCATATTAGGTGAGTTAAAGGAACCTCAAGCAGTGGAACCACTTATTAACTCACTCAAATATGAATCAAAAGAAGAACCCCTATCTGCTGAAAAGTTAAAAGTCGAAACAATAATAGCATTAGGGAAAATTGGTGATGCTCGAGCTGTTGAACCTCTTATTCAAATAATTAATGGCAAACAGGTCCGCCTGAAGGAGTCTGCTATGAATGCTTTATCAGAAATCGGCGAACCTGCTGTTGATTCACTTATTTCTATTATAAAGAGCCAGAATAACTTTACAGCCAAAATAAACGCTGTTATTATCCTCGGGAACATTAAAAGCACAAAAGCAGTTGAACCAATTATTAACACACTATTACTTGATGCCTATGATAATAAATCATGGATGTTTCGTGCTGAAGCAATAAGAGCTCTGGCTAAAATTGGAGATCAACGTGCTATCGAGCCATTGAATATTATGCTTAATGACTATGTCAGTTATATACGTGATTTGGCTCAATGGGCAATTAAAGAAATAAAAATAAAAAGTAAAACTAACAAGTGA
- a CDS encoding tetratricopeptide repeat protein yields METSDVLKKAIQYHQAGRLIEAENIYQELLISEPDNFYALHYLGVLYCQYGNYDKAIEYIKKAILIKSDAHAYYNLGLAYQGKRFFDKAISSYQNALKLNPHMADALVNLGIIFFKYEIQIDKAIECFQEALKINAEHPEANSNLAIVFQETGNIREAIKYYKKALNSKPESPEILFNLGTALMEEGKQEEALATLNKVIKQRPHSFIARFAHSIAQIPIIHKDESSISSSRKNYQNELIELKNMIYPKNSSRIEEASVAIGTIQPFYLAYQGLNDVELQRLYGDLICNIMSSRYPELAEKPVMPDIQERIRIGFISGYFYNHSVWKIPIKGWMEKIDKERFELFGYYTWTKDDDETKTAAKYCKRFLKNNSFEKLSQIIRNDNLHIIIYPEIGMDPLSLKLASLRLAPVQCVSWGHPTTTGLPSIDYFLSSALMEPPDGDTHYTEKLVRLPNLSAYITPLETQVTNINRQSFNLPDDSLLYHCCQSLYKFLPQYDEIFPLIAKRVNNCRFLFSEHPKSEYITEQLRLRLYKAFDRLNLHASDYITFLPFLDNHRYNSLYQIADVFLDPIGWSGCNSAIEAINFNLPIVTFPGNLMRSRDCSAILKMIGLEECITSTLEEYIDLAVRIGNDCELRKSISNKIAENKYKIYYDMECIKALENFIESVVKRG; encoded by the coding sequence ATGGAAACTTCCGATGTTCTGAAAAAAGCAATCCAGTATCATCAAGCAGGCAGACTCATTGAGGCAGAAAATATTTATCAAGAATTATTAATTTCTGAACCGGATAACTTTTATGCCTTGCATTACCTCGGAGTGTTATATTGTCAATACGGTAATTATGACAAAGCAATCGAATACATAAAAAAAGCAATTCTAATAAAATCTGATGCCCATGCATATTACAATCTTGGTCTTGCATATCAGGGCAAAAGATTTTTTGATAAAGCAATATCATCGTACCAAAATGCATTGAAGTTAAATCCACATATGGCAGATGCATTGGTAAATCTTGGCATTATCTTTTTCAAATATGAAATACAAATTGATAAAGCTATCGAGTGTTTCCAGGAGGCTTTAAAAATTAACGCGGAGCATCCCGAAGCAAATAGTAATCTTGCAATTGTTTTTCAGGAAACTGGCAATATTAGAGAGGCTATTAAATATTATAAAAAAGCTCTAAATTCCAAACCTGAATCTCCCGAAATCCTTTTTAATCTTGGGACAGCACTTATGGAAGAGGGAAAACAGGAAGAAGCATTAGCCACACTCAACAAAGTAATCAAACAAAGGCCTCATTCTTTTATTGCGAGATTTGCACATTCTATTGCACAAATTCCTATTATCCACAAGGATGAATCAAGTATATCTTCATCACGTAAAAATTATCAAAACGAATTAATTGAACTCAAAAATATGATATACCCAAAAAATTCTTCCCGGATTGAAGAAGCTTCTGTAGCGATCGGGACAATTCAACCTTTTTATTTAGCTTACCAGGGATTGAATGATGTCGAACTCCAGAGACTTTATGGAGATTTAATTTGTAACATAATGTCCTCACGTTATCCTGAGCTTGCAGAAAAGCCTGTAATGCCGGATATTCAAGAACGTATTCGTATAGGATTCATATCAGGTTATTTCTATAATCATTCTGTATGGAAAATTCCTATTAAGGGATGGATGGAGAAAATCGATAAGGAACGTTTTGAGCTATTTGGATACTATACATGGACAAAAGATGATGATGAGACTAAAACTGCTGCAAAATACTGTAAAAGATTTCTAAAAAACAATTCCTTTGAAAAATTATCTCAAATAATTCGCAATGATAACCTGCACATTATAATCTATCCAGAAATTGGCATGGATCCTTTATCTTTAAAGCTGGCATCTCTAAGACTCGCCCCTGTGCAATGCGTTTCATGGGGTCATCCAACGACAACAGGACTTCCAAGTATTGATTATTTCCTGAGCAGTGCTCTAATGGAACCACCTGATGGTGATACCCATTACACTGAAAAACTTGTGCGACTACCGAATCTTTCAGCCTACATAACACCTTTAGAAACGCAAGTAACAAATATTAATCGACAAAGTTTCAATCTGCCTGATGATTCTTTGCTATATCACTGCTGTCAGTCTCTTTACAAATTTTTACCACAGTATGATGAGATATTCCCCTTGATTGCAAAACGTGTAAACAATTGCCGATTCCTGTTCTCAGAACATCCTAAAAGTGAATATATTACCGAACAACTACGACTCAGGCTTTATAAGGCATTTGATAGATTAAATCTCCACGCAAGTGATTATATAACTTTTCTTCCATTTCTTGATAATCATAGATACAATTCACTCTATCAAATCGCTGATGTGTTTCTCGATCCTATTGGATGGTCTGGCTGTAATTCAGCAATTGAAGCCATCAATTTTAATTTACCAATTGTTACTTTTCCCGGAAATTTGATGAGAAGTCGTGATTGCTCTGCCATCTTGAAAATGATAGGTTTAGAAGAATGCATTACTTCTACGCTTGAAGAATATATAGATTTAGCTGTCCGTATTGGCAATGACTGTGAATTGAGAAAAAGCATCTCAAATAAGATCGCTGAGAATAAATATAAAATTTATTATGACATGGAATGCATTAAAGCTCTGGAGAATTTTATTGAAAGTGTTGTCAAGAGAGGGTGA